Part of the Streptomyces sp. NBC_00457 genome, CATCGGCGCGAAACGGTCGAGCAGGCGCCGGGTCGTCGAGGGGGCCACGACGGCGTCGCCGCTGTGCACGGACCGGATGGCGGTCAGCAGTTCCCCGGGCGGCACGTCCTTGAGCATGAAGCCGGACGCGCCCGCCTTCAGCCCCGAGAAGGCGTACTCGTCGAGGTCGAAGGTGGTCAGGATCAGCACCTTCGGCGGATCGGGCTCGGCGCAGATACGACGCGTGGCCTCGACGCCGTCGAGCTTCGGCATGCGTACGTCCATCAGCACCACGTCGACGGGGGTGGAGCGCACCACCTGAAGCGCCTCGACACCGTCGCCCGCCTCCGCGACGACCTCCATGTCCGGCTGGGCGGCCAGCACCATCCGGAACCCGGTGCGCAGCAGCACCTGGTCGTCGACGAGCATCACGCGGATCGTCGTCATCGGGGCCTCTTCCGTTCTCGTCTGTCTCGTCTGTCTCGTCGGGTCTGTGTCTGTGTGTGCGTTTTCGGGGGCGTGACAGGTGTCAAGAGGGGGCGTGCGTCGGCGTCAGTGCGCTGGCTTGAGCGGGAGCAGCACACTGATGCGGAAGCCGCCGCCCGGGCGCGGGCCCGCGTCCAGGGTGCCGCCGACCATACCGACCCGCTCGCGCATCCCGATCAGGCCGTGCCCCTGGCCGTCGGCGCCGCCCTCTTCGTACAGCTCGTGCGGGGCGCCCTTGCCGTCGTCCTCGACCAGCAGACCGAGGCCGTCGTCGAAGTAGACCAGGCGCACGCTGGCGCCCGCGTTGGGCCCGCCGTGCTTGCGGGTGTTGGTGAGCGCCTCCTGCACGATGCGGTACGCGGTGAGCTCGACGCCACTGGGCAGCGGCCGTGGGGTGCCCTCGACCTTGAAGTCGACGGGCAGGCCGGAGGTGCGGCACTGCTCGATCAGCTCGTCGATCTGCTCGACGTCGGGCTGCGGGACGTACTCGCCGCTCTCCTGGTGCTCGCCGGTGCGCAGCACGCCCAGCAGGCGGCGCATCTCGGCGAGGGCCTGGCGGCCGGTGGAGGAGATCGTCTCCAGGGCCTTCTTCGCCTGGTCGGGCGCGGAGTCGAGGACGTAGGCCGCGCCGTCGGCCTGGACCACCATCACCGACACGTTGTGCGCGACGACGTCGTGCAGCTCGCGCGCGATGCGGGCGCGTTCGGCGGCGACCGCGACCTTGGCCTGCGCCTCGCGCTCCTTCTCGAGCCGGGTGGCGCGCTCCTCCAGTTGCTCGTAGTAGGCGCGGCGGGTGCGGATCGAGTCGCCGAGCACCCAGGCGAGGGCGAAGGGCACCGTCATGAAAATCATCAGGGCGATACTGCCCAGGACGCTCGAATCCTTCTCCGGCCAGCGCACCTGCGCCAGCGGCGCCGCGGTCAGGCCCACGGCCAGCGCGAGCCGGGAGGCCCAGCGGGCGCCGGTCGCGGCCACGGTGTAGGTGATCACCAGGAAGGCGAAGTTGGCGGGTGTCGTCGCCACGTTCAGCGCCAGCTGCGCCACTCCCACGCCGATGGCGAGCAGCAGCATCTTCTCCGGCATACGCCTGCGCAACGCGACGACCAGGCACAACAGGAGGAGGACCGGGACGATGACCGCCTCGGAGTCGGTGCCCGGAGCCGACTGCCCGCCCTCCTGCCGGACGGCTTCGCTCACCACGGAGATCCCGAAGAGGAGGACGGCCCAGAAGCTGTCCACCCATGTCGGGTGCCTGCGGAGGAAGTCGTAGAGGAGCTGCACGTAACCCAGCGTAGGGAAGCAAGATGCGTGCAGGGGTCAACCGGAGGGCCGATCCGCATAGGGCCCGCATACTCCGCAAGGTGGAGGCTCCGTTCCCCTGTGCGCTTAACCTGACGGCGTGACGGACGAGACAGCGGGGCACTGGCGCGGTTGGCGGGCGGCGGCCGAGGCCGCCCTGTACGGGCCGGACGGCTTCTACCGCAGGCCCGAGGGCCCTGCGGGCCACTTCCGTACGTCCGTGCACGCGTCGCCGCTCTTCGCCGGGGCCGTGGCCCGGCTGCTGTGCCTGGTCGACGAGGCGCTGGGCGGGCCCGAGGCGCTCGACTTCGTCGACATGGGGGCGGGGCGCGGGGAGCTGGTCACCGGCGTGCTGGCCGCGCTGCCCGCCGGCGTGGCTGCCCGCACGCGCGCGTACGCCGTCGAGGTCGCCGACCG contains:
- a CDS encoding response regulator transcription factor, whose amino-acid sequence is MTTIRVMLVDDQVLLRTGFRMVLAAQPDMEVVAEAGDGVEALQVVRSTPVDVVLMDVRMPKLDGVEATRRICAEPDPPKVLILTTFDLDEYAFSGLKAGASGFMLKDVPPGELLTAIRSVHSGDAVVAPSTTRRLLDRFAPMLPSAGKEPQHKALERLTDREREVMVLVAQGLSNGEIAARLVLSEATVKTHVGRILTKLGLRDRVQVVVLAYETGLVRAGGHG
- a CDS encoding sensor histidine kinase, whose product is MQLLYDFLRRHPTWVDSFWAVLLFGISVVSEAVRQEGGQSAPGTDSEAVIVPVLLLLCLVVALRRRMPEKMLLLAIGVGVAQLALNVATTPANFAFLVITYTVAATGARWASRLALAVGLTAAPLAQVRWPEKDSSVLGSIALMIFMTVPFALAWVLGDSIRTRRAYYEQLEERATRLEKEREAQAKVAVAAERARIARELHDVVAHNVSVMVVQADGAAYVLDSAPDQAKKALETISSTGRQALAEMRRLLGVLRTGEHQESGEYVPQPDVEQIDELIEQCRTSGLPVDFKVEGTPRPLPSGVELTAYRIVQEALTNTRKHGGPNAGASVRLVYFDDGLGLLVEDDGKGAPHELYEEGGADGQGHGLIGMRERVGMVGGTLDAGPRPGGGFRISVLLPLKPAH